In the Panthera uncia isolate 11264 chromosome B1, Puncia_PCG_1.0, whole genome shotgun sequence genome, TTCTCTACATCCCTATCAAATTCAaagaaaactcaggaaaaaaggaaaaccaaggcTGCTTTATTATTCTATTTGAGCAGCATCCACCTTTCACAGAACAAacgcttttttctttttaatttcaatgacatTTAAGAAGCTgtaactgagaaagaaaaaagtgaaatttatttggaaagaaatcttATAAAGAAATCTCCCTATTTATAACACTTTTCTTAATATACAAGATAAATTCTGGGATCAAAAGTTTTTAGAACACTACACAGTCTCTGAAGAGCCTCAGAGTATAAATTcaactaaataaaagaaaagaaaagatgagcaGTGGTGGTAAGCACATAGCAGCAGTAATaagaaagacaattttaaagATTTGTACAGGAGAAAGCAAGTAATAAGAGCTGTTATGCAGAGGATACAAGAAGCCTTTATCAGTGAAGTGAGTTAACCCTGTCCACAACATAGACAGATATCCATACTGCCTCCCATCTTCTTGGACATGAAAGGGTAAGTAGGAATCAAAAAATTATTAGGCACCTTTCTAGATTCCttacttgtattattttatttttctgtttaaccCATAAGTCAAAGAAGTTAATTAACTCATCAAAGATCCAAAAGGACTACTTAATCCCAGGTCTATATTAATCCAAAACTCATACTGCCCTAACATTATACCATGCTGCTGCTTAGAAAATACTTCACATGAATTAGTTTCTTgatataaattttcaaaacacTGGTCTAGTCCAAACATTCCCCTTCAGACAAGTTCTTCCTAAAAATTACACTAATTTTCTTAAGCAAGCTTTTGGCAATGGATGGCCCACCAGAACTTTTGCCTATCTTTGCTACCTTTTTCTGGAAAGTCTATGCCACGGGGTAAGTGGTTGGAACTTTGTTTGCTTATGACTTGCTCTAAGGCCTCACATTTAAGATAAATGGGTAATCTGCTAAGGCCAAATTTATGTCAGAAGGTGGATAAACAAAGTACTCAGAACTAAAGCCCTATTCTACATAACAGattatttttcctgtaaaataCAGCATCCAAGTCAACAGATAAAGTAAAGAATCTGAGAAAGAACCTGTAAGAGACCATAGAAAAGGTGCAGGATCTCCAACTCCCAAATATTTCAAACCCCCAACTCTAATCCTTCAAAAGACTTCTGTAATATCCTGATAAAGAAATGGGTCTTCCTGCTAAAACAGGGAGGTGATTAAAAATGCAGCTTCTGGAATCAGACACTAAAGCTCAGCTTGTCCTTTATTAATCATGACCTTGGGCAGAACAGTTAATCTCTCGAAGCCTTAGTTTCCATAGATATAAAGTGAAGAGACCATAATAATGTAAGTTCTATAAATCCTAAATTCTATAAACCCTGAAATCACAGGTGCTTACTAATAGCTCTGTCATCATCATTCTCATCAACATGTTTGTTATGACACAGAAAACATCAATGGGGTAACTGAAGGGCTTTTGTAAACCTTCATGAGGCCAGTATGGATTTCAGTTTTGGAGAGTCTTAGGAGATTTAGAGGAAGTGAGTAGCAGAAATGGAACTGGCAAGGCCTGAAAGGACTGAAAAAGAAGCAAGCAGAAATTCCATGGGGAAAGGAAATCTGTATGGGGGGGAAAAAGTGTATCTATAAAGatacactttatatatatttggaaaaaggatTAAGGAGTAAAATGCTATCTCATGCAGTAAAACAAACTGCTTTTTTCTATTACCATAATAGGGACGCCAATGTCGGGCCACAGAAGGTCCTCTGACGGTAGCTTGGGAGAATTCCATACCACCACGACCTTGTTCAGGTAAGGGAGGCCATTCAGTCTCTCTAAAGAGTTCATAAGCACTTCCTCCCTCTCATAAGTCAACATCACCACCGTGAACTGCTCTCGTGGAACGTTGCCTCCAAGTGCCGCCTGAAACTCCTTGCCAGAACCCCCAGCTCCACCACCAATAGGCCGAAATCCAGTCCCCGAGCCCAAGAATTTGGCCTCTGAGGGCAATACAGGGTCAAAGGGTGTGTGGGGGAACAGATGGAAAGGCCCTGGAGCAGAGTTCCAGCTGCGGTAAAAATCAGTGACAGTCAAAGTAAAGTTGCGGAGGTATTTGGGTGAGGCATAAGGCGGCTCCGTTTCCACTGGCCCCAGGTCCAGATCCCCATTGTCGGCCATGTTAGGGTCCGTTCCAGCCGCCTTGCCTGAACGATGGGGGATCTCAGCTGCCGCCTCTTCCCGGATGGGAGCAGCTGGGATCTGTATGCGAGTCCTAATCATAGCCAGCACGGTATTAAAAATACTGTCAGCGGTTGAGAAGTACGTCTCCCAGAGAAAGCGGCCTTGCCGCCTCATAGCCAGCAGATCACTATCTGAGAGGCTTCGTAACAGAAAATGAACCTCGGTAACACGTGGCTTGGGCACCACCAGGGCTGCCTCATTCCACTGCAGCATGTCCTGGTAGGGAAGCTGGACTTGCTCCCCCAGCACAACTGGGACAGCACCAACTTCCAGGGCTTCAAAGAGCCGTGTTGCACACCCAGATGAAATAACCAAGTGAGGGTCCCCAGGAGTGATAATGAGGGCAAAGGTGGAAAGCTTCAGTAATTCTAAGCGGTCCTCACGCTCCCCACACAGTGCCCACTCAGTAGGCAGACTGGGTTTAGGCTGGTTTTTGCAGGTAAATTCTACCAGGACCTGATCTAGCTTGCTGTCCTGTACAGCCTTTAAGGTGGCAATGATACGATCATCATAGTCGGCTGGAGGGTCACCCTCCATTTCTTCTTCAAAGGAGCGGGCCTCCTGAAGGCTGGATCTCAGTGATTCAATCTTCTCACCCTGGAAGGTGAAAAGATATTTCCGCTTAACTGGCACCTGTGGTGGGATTTCCATGAAATTGGGCTCTGACATGGCATGGACTAGTGGTGACACTACCAAGTCAAATCCAGGTCTGTACTGGGCAGCATAGAAAGTAGACTGGGCCACCATGGCCCGGCCTGTACTGACATTATATAGTAAATTCTGTGTATCTGACTTCCGCGACAGATTGATGATGACATGGTTGTGTCCATCTGTCCGCCAATGTGGTAGAGAATAGAGCTGCTTCTCAAGTTCAGCAGGCCGAAGTACTACTGGCTCCTGTATTTCTCCCACTAATATCACATAAAGGCAGGCAATGTCCGCATTTTCTGTAACATAAACGCTGGCTCGTGCTGTAGCCTGAAAAGCCTGCTTGACCAAAGGATCCAGGTAGCTGCCAAAGGCAAACTGGTCACTGTCATACACATAGACTGGAAAACCAGAGGTGAGAGGACAGCGAGAATAATCGAAACAATTGTGCAGCCGGCATCCCCGTATGACCTTTGGGGGAGGAAGACCGGCATCGTCCTTCTCTGGAAGCAATCGGATAGGCAAAGAAAGTTTGGGCTGATTTTGAGCCATCAGCTCTTTGTAAGAATGCTCAGTCTGGCTAATGACATTCTTGAGCTGAAGCAAGTCCTGCTTGGCATTCTCAATGCTCTTCTTACAGGCTTCAATCTTCAGATTCAGCTTGGCAATTTCACTGTTCAGCTCTTGCCGCTTGGCTTCCAGCTGCAAAAGCTCTTCGCTTACAGACTCACGAATCCGGCAAAGATCCAGCACATGCTTTACCTCGCATAGTTCATTACCAGCCCTTGGGCCAAAAATCCGCTTGCCTGCCTCATCAGCCTCATCCAGGGTGGTGAGATAATAGTGAGCAATAAGGGGGAAGAAAACCAGAATGATGAAGAGTGTGAAACTGAGCCACGTGAGTCGGATCCGGTTGGACCACCGTAACATACAGGTTTGACCTCCATTCCCCACTCCCCCATTCCGCAACATGGTATAGCCCGTCATGAGTTCCTGTGTGGCTCTTGCCCCCTCTAATCACGTTGGGTCACTCGCCATAACCATGAGTTTCTATTAGACGAACTCAATCTCTTTTCACTCAGACCTTTCTGTTAAGAGTTAGTGTGCTCCCTGTACAAGGCaccaaataaaatggaaatttcattttCCTCAGCTGTAATTGAAATGGTCTCTGACCTTATTCCAGCAGATTTTAAGTTCTGGTTGCTGACCAAAGAACATGTCCTTAATCTTTACTGAATGGTAAAAGGTACCACATTGTTGATGAGATAAAAAGGAGAAGGTCCCTGATGATGAAACCCAGGAAAAATACCCTGGAATCAGACAGACTTTTTCAACTGCCATAGCTCTTGTTCCTTGGTTTTGCTGAGCAACAAATATGCATAGTTACTATTCACAGTTATAAAGTAGCTGGTTAGAACAGAAATGAATGTCACCCTCTTATCGATGTCCTTGCCAACAATGAggcctgcaaaaaaaaaagagaaccatgTAAGTCTTGAAAAGATTATGTGCGACAACCCCACCCTTCCCCAGTTTCTAGAAAATGCTTAAATctgaaaaggtaaaataatagtTGGAACACTGATGTGTGTCTCACAGAACATTTTAAGTTTGGTTCAGGTTGTCTTAGTATGGATATTTTACAGTATGGCTAATAAGAAATGGGTAAGCGTCCAAAAACAACTTCAGTTTTtatatacacatagacacaccCTGTCCTCCAATTTAACAAGATACAGGGCAGAATTAGAgctctataaaatgaagatcaaCAACATTTAACAGAGGGCAAAGATGTATGAGACAATTTGTTATTCTAAATGGAAAGAAACACCATCCTGTCCAGCCTTGATAGTCATGTTCATTCCTTAGTCATGTTTATTCCTAACATGAGCCTCCTTTtgaaccacttaaaaaaaaaaagactctgaaaaGCTCAAGGCTTTACAG is a window encoding:
- the EXTL3 gene encoding exostosin-like 3, whose protein sequence is MTGYTMLRNGGVGNGGQTCMLRWSNRIRLTWLSFTLFIILVFFPLIAHYYLTTLDEADEAGKRIFGPRAGNELCEVKHVLDLCRIRESVSEELLQLEAKRQELNSEIAKLNLKIEACKKSIENAKQDLLQLKNVISQTEHSYKELMAQNQPKLSLPIRLLPEKDDAGLPPPKVIRGCRLHNCFDYSRCPLTSGFPVYVYDSDQFAFGSYLDPLVKQAFQATARASVYVTENADIACLYVILVGEIQEPVVLRPAELEKQLYSLPHWRTDGHNHVIINLSRKSDTQNLLYNVSTGRAMVAQSTFYAAQYRPGFDLVVSPLVHAMSEPNFMEIPPQVPVKRKYLFTFQGEKIESLRSSLQEARSFEEEMEGDPPADYDDRIIATLKAVQDSKLDQVLVEFTCKNQPKPSLPTEWALCGEREDRLELLKLSTFALIITPGDPHLVISSGCATRLFEALEVGAVPVVLGEQVQLPYQDMLQWNEAALVVPKPRVTEVHFLLRSLSDSDLLAMRRQGRFLWETYFSTADSIFNTVLAMIRTRIQIPAAPIREEAAAEIPHRSGKAAGTDPNMADNGDLDLGPVETEPPYASPKYLRNFTLTVTDFYRSWNSAPGPFHLFPHTPFDPVLPSEAKFLGSGTGFRPIGGGAGGSGKEFQAALGGNVPREQFTVVMLTYEREEVLMNSLERLNGLPYLNKVVVVWNSPKLPSEDLLWPDIGVPIMVVRTEKNSLNNRFLPWNEIETEAILSIDDDAHLRHDEIMFGFRVWREARDRIVGFPGRYHAWDIPHQSWLYNSNYSCELSMVLTGAAFFHKYYAYLYSYVMPQAIRDMVDEYINCEDIAMNFLVSHITRKPPIKVTSRWTFRCPGCPQALSHDDSHFHERHKCINFFVKVYGYMPLLYTQFRVDSVLFKTRLPHDKTKCFKFI